The genomic DNA CTCCCATTGACCAGCCATGCCCTAAAAGCGCTTCCATGTCCTGCCGACAGTAAATGTCATCGCCCATCATCACAAGAAAACGCTCAGTGAGATGCTCACGCGCCTTCCAAAGCGCTCCGCCGGTTCCGTCAAGCACATCAGTATGAACGTAGGTTATTTTGCGTCCGTCGTAGGAATCGCCAAAATGTGAGCGAACCTGGTCGCCGTGATATCCGACCACAAGCACCACCTCATCGATCTCACCGGGCATCATTGCTATTTTGTGCTCCAGCAATGTCTTTCCTGCAACCTGAAGCATGGGTTTCGGTGTATCCTCAGTCAAGTGAAGCATGCGTTTTCCGCGCCCGGCTGCAAGAATAACTGCTTTCATACGTGAAGGTAAGTGCTCATCTTATATACGGGTAACTATTCATCTATACTACCATATTTAAGCATGCGCACATCACACGCTACGCACAGAGTTCTGACTATACACATATTAACCACACGCTCTCCCCCATCACTTTTTGAAAGCGTCATCCAGCATGGTAGGATACATACGACTTCATATGAGCACCACGGTAACTACACCCAAAAAAAGTACGAGCGGACTGCGCGTCCCCCCGCAAAATATCGAGAGTGAACAAGCTTTGATCGGCTCTATTCTACTACGTCCGGAGGCCATGTACGAAGTGACCGATATGGTAACCGCAAACTCTTTCTACGCCGATAAGCACCGCCTCATCTACGAGGCAATGATCGAGCTGTTTCAAAAACATGAACCGATCGACATGCTCTCGCTTTCAAACCGTCTCAAGGAAAAAGGTATACTTGACCAGATCGGTGGCAACGAGTATCTGACCGATCTCACAAACGCGGTCCCTTCCTCAGCCAACCTGAAATATTACGCCAAGTTAATACAGAAGAAATTCATGATGCGTGGTCTGATCGATGCTTCAGAGTTTATCGGTGCACTTGGGTACGATGACAACAGCGAACTCGAAGAGATCCTGGACAAGGCCGAAAAACGTATTTATGAACTCAGCAACGCTTCAGCAACGCACAAATTTGTTGAGATGAAGGACGAACTTACAGAGGCCTGGGAACGCCTCGACAAACTTCACAATTCAAAAGAAGATATTCGAGGTGTACCGACCGGCTTTCCAGCAATTGATAATACTATTGCCGGCCTACAGCCTTCTGATCTTATTATTTTAGCCGCTCGTCCTTCCATGGGTAAGACCGCACTCGCACTTGATATCGCCCGCCAGGCTGCCGTTAACCATAATGTATCAGTTGGTATCTTCTCACTCGAAATGAGCTCTCAGCAACTCGTAGACCGTATGCTCGCTGCCCAGGCTCTTGTTGATGCCTGGAAACTGCGTACCGGCAAACTCACCAGCGACGAGGATTTCAAATCGATTCAAGAATCCCTCGACAAGCTCTCTCGAGCACCTATCTATATTGACGACGAGGCAACCAACAACATCCTTAAGATGCGCTCTGTAGCCCGTCGGCTCAAGAGTGAAAAAGGGCTCGACCTTATCATCGTGGACTACCTGCAGCTTATGCAACCAATTGAATCACGAGGTAGCGACTCGACCGTCCAGCAAATTACTGAGATCTCGCGAAGCTTGAAGCAGCTCGCACGTGAACTCGATGTGCCCGTTCTGGCTCTCTCTCAGCTTTCTCGTGCTGTTGAACAGCGCGGCGGTCGACCGAAGCTATCTGACCTTCGTGATTCCGGTGCGATTGAGCAAGATGCCGATGTCGTGATGTTCATTCATCGTGAGAAGGGGCACGAGGCAGACGAGGACAACGACAACATTGCTGAAATCCTGATCGAAAAACACCGAAACGGTCCGACCGGTATCGCTCAGCTCCATTTCAATGACAAAAAATCTACCTTCCAGAGTATAGAGAAAGGTCAGTATGCCGGAGTCGAAGATGAATTCGCTAGCTTTTAAATTAGACTCTACCGGCAGACAGAGTCTAATATCTAACGTCTAACGCATGTCTTCATTCGACAAACTTCAACAACTTCTTACAGAGCTTCCCGGCATTGGTCCACGTCAAGCGCAGCGTTTTGCTACTTTTCTTACCCGAAAAAACAGTGCCTACATCAATCAGCTTATACACGCACTGAATGATACCCGGTCGCACATGAAGCTCTGTACCGACAGCTATATGCTTTTTTATGCGACAGACCCCAAACAAACACTTTCCCCTATTGCCCGCGATACCAATCGAGAAAAGAGTCAACTTCTCATTGTTGAAAAAGATGTTGACGTGACCCAGATCGAGCGAAGTAATTCGTATCACGGTCACTATTTCGTCATCGGCGGAACTGTTCCCTTTGTTGAATCAGATCCAAAGCAACAGATCCGTCTCAATGAGTTAAAAGCAGTGATCGAACGCAAAGTACCGGAAGGATTGAACGAGATAATACTCGGACTCTCAGCTACCCCTGAGAGCGAGCACACAGCAGCAATCCTCAAGGCAGAGCTTCAACCGATCGCTGAAAAAAATACCCTCACTATTTCCACACTCGGTCGCGGGCTTTCCACCGGTACCGAACTCGAGTACTCCGACGAGAATACGATCAAATACGCGCTCAAAAATCGACAGTCTAGTGGTCAATAGCTACTTGATAATAGGTATCCCCACACTACGGTCGAAACTCCGACCCGAAGGGGTGTCAACGTGGCATGTTGACACACAAATGTCCTAACCCAGGGTTAGGACATTTTTTATACTAAAAAATCCGCTTCCGCGGATCCTTGCGCCTAAAGCCAAAAGCCTAATGCCTATCTAATTGCTTCGATCTTCACCTTTATAAATTGCTGACGGTGTCCTTTCTGCTTGAAGTAACGACTCTTTGATTTATACTTGATAACATCTACCTTCTTTGAGCGGCCTTTTGACTCGTAGATACCTTCAACTTTTGCTTTTTCAATAAATGGAGTACCGATCGTTGTGTCGCTTCCATTGTCAACAAAGAGTACATTCTCAAATACTACTTTGTCTCCTTCTTTGAGCTCGTCGTTAAGCTTTTCAATAGTAATACTATCTCCCACAGCAACACTGTATTGCTTGCCACCAGTTTCGATAACCGCGAACTCGTCTGAGTTAGTCTTTGTTGCAGTCTTCTTCTTTGCTTCTTTTTTCGGGGCAGCTTTTTTTACAGCTGTCTTTTTAGAAGCTGTTTTGCTCGTTGATTTCTTGGTTGCTTTTGTCTTTTTCTCTGCCATATATGTCTCGCTATTGTACATATTCCCTCAAAAAACGCAACATCTCGCCTCTATTCTTCCCGCTCTTGGGGTCTGTCCAGCTGCATCCCCTCAACTCCACTTGCCACACCGGTGATCTTAGTCACATCCTTATCTATTTTTACCAACTCTTTATCAGCAGCATTATAATGGTTTACGGTTGTTGAGAGTGACTTACCGATCTTTTTAAAATACTCATCATACCGATTAATATGACGTGAAAGTTCACCAACATTCTTCTGTATTTGCTCGGCATTCTTTTCTATTTTAAAAGCATTAAAGCCATAGAGCACGGACTGTAAATACGCATAGAACGTAGTCGGTGAGACAATGATCACTTTTTTGTCGTTCATTGCATAATCAACGAGGTTGCGAGCATTAACATCCAGCCCGCCGACTCTATTGACCAAAAGATCGTAATAAATCCCCTCCGCCGGTATGAACATGAACGCAAACGGCAGTGTTCCCTCCTTGGGCTTTATATACTTTGCAGTCTCATCTATACGTTTCTTGAGATCGTCCTTGAACTGTTTAATGAACTGGTCCCGGCGCATTTCATCTTTCTCATTCGATAACTGACTGTAGCTTTCAAGCGAAAATTTAGCGTCCACTGGAATAATACCGTCACGTGCGTGAATGACAGCGTCGACCGCGGTGCCGTCGTCAAATCGATACTGAAGCTCATATACATCCGGGGGCAATATATTAGAAAGAATAAGGTCAAGACTGGCCTCCCCAAAATTTCCCCGCTCCTTCTGGCTTTTGAGCGTTCGCTGCAGATCTTGCAACTGCTCCGCAACCGTGAATATCTGATTTGAGCGCTCTTTCATCTCCACCTGACCTTTTGAAACTTCGCTCAACTGCTTATTTACCTGTTCATTGATCTGCTGTATGAGTCGCTGTGAGTCATGGAACTGATTACGCACCGTATCACTCATCTGCTTCGAGGTCTCGCCGATCTTGCTGTCGACCACCTTAGAAAGCTCATTCATCTGCTGAAGCACCAGCTCTAGCCCTTCCCCTTTTGGCGCCTGCTGCTTAAGCTGACGAAGTATGAGCCAACCGACGAACCCCACGGCTGCCATAATAGCGACACCAACAAATACAATCAATGTAGTCTCTGACATAGTGTGGTAAAGTATATCATGTATAGACATTTCATCTAATCACCACCTATATGTCACTTCAGCAACAAATAAAAGACGACCTCAAAGCATCAATGCGCGAGAAAAACGCAGTAAAAGTAAGCGTACTCCGCAATATAACCAGCGAGATAACCAACCAACTTCTTAAGGAAGGTCAGACCCCACAAGGAGCACTCGCCGACGAAAGCGTTCAGAACGTCATTGAGCGTCTGGCTAAACAGCGTCGCGAATCAGTTCAACAATATGAGCAGAACGATCGACCAGAGGCAGCCCTACAGGAAAAGCAAGAACTAGAGGTACTTGAAGCCTATCTTCCCGAAAAAATGAGCGAAGATGAGGTACGTGTCATTGTTATAGAAAAGATCAAAGAGACTGGCGCAAGCTCTCCTTCAGATATAGGTAAAGTAATGGGTCCGATAATGCAAGCCCTAAAAGGTAAAGCCGACGGTGAAACAGTAAAGAAAGTGGTAACAGAGGAACTGTCAGCCTAGATTGACAGTCTTTTATAATAGTCGTAGTATTATAACGGGGTACACATCGTAGTGTACAGCACATGACAGTGACAATTTCTGAAGGGGCTCACCATGAGCGAACGAAACGATGACCAAGCTCCGCGCCCGGAAGAGGATGGCAAAGGTCTCCTGGAGGCGCTTGAAAACTCCACTCAAGGACTGTCCGATGATTGGCTCTTTCCAGGCGCCACCGGAAGAAAACGCTCGTCTCCCCTTACTCCCAATGACGAACTCGACAGACAATCTGCGGGTTAAACATTTGTACGGAGATCTGACATGTACCACGGCAGACAGGAAACTGCTTCGCTCGACCGATTTGATATCGCGCGCGAGGTGGTACGGAATCGAAACGCACGACGGAGAGACGACAGGCCACTGATAGAGCTAGGTACCCACATTAGAGAAGTGCTTCGAATGCACTCTCTTGATGCGGGTGACGTAGCTCTTATCCGGTCCGTCCGTCGGGCGGTTCTAGATCAAGAAGAAGATCGTTCCGGTTTGTTCCCCGGATAAACAAACCGATACGGTTTATCCGCCCAATCCCCCGCATAGGCGACGCCTATCCGCGGGGTTTTTTCTATTTTATTTTCAGGGATAATTATCCCACTATCCTCAAACCACACGCCGGTATCAGGTATCGAAGGTAATCCATGTATTGATCTATCTATACCAAGATCTCTGGTTAACTTACCTGGACCGTTAAAACCTTCTACACCACGAATAAGCACCGCGGAGGGATACCCCCTCTCCCCCGTCACTATATTGAGCATATGGTACATTCCATACACGAGATACACATAAAACACACCGCCCTCCCTATACATTACTTCTGTACGAGCAGTTCTGCCCTTTGAGGCATGGCACGCAAGATCATTTTGCCCGTCATACGCCTCCACCTCGGTTATACAATACCGTTCAACACCATCCTCCCTTGCTAGCACAAGGTACTGACCTAGTAGTTCCGGAGCAACTTTCAAAACAGGGCGTTGAAACCATTCTTTCGATAGGATTGTACTCATGGAAAAACAGGTAATAATTGACATTTAGTCAAAAAAGATTATAATAGCTGATGGAGTCGACGAGAAAGACATGCTGGAATAGAGATTGCGTATCAGTCTCTACATCTGAAGGGATTCCAGCCCAAGGCAAATGTTCTTTGGTCATTCGTGATCCAGCAAGTTAACGGCGCAGCATACGCGTCTATAATCGCAGTGAGATATGCTTGAATCATACATGGACTTGCTCGGAAACTCGGATGCCCGAAAAGGAGCCTGTCATGGACTTCTAAAGAAACATGACTAGCGACTACGCCCCGGATAAGACAACATCTTATCCGGGGCAATTTTTTTAAAATTATTCCTCCTCACCTGCTGCACTTTTTTTCTTTGTATCGTACACAAAATTAATAAGGCTGCGTATAGTTTCCGCAAACTCAGGGCTTTGAATATACACGCCCGACACAGTATCCCCTAGAATACTCACTCTTACCTTATCTCCAAAAACCCCCACGTCACATTGAATCGGATACTTTGAAGCATCAAGCCAAACAGCTTCACTTTTTTCTTGCTTAGGTAAAACATTCTTTTCTTTGGATGTATAAACAGCTCGAGCGGAGACGCCGCGGTCGAGGCGTATTTGCCGGTAACGATCTCTCTCTTGCTTCGTAAACTTTTCCTGCAACATATCAAATGGGAAAAGAATATGAAGCATCTTGTCCTCCGACTCTGACCGACTAAACTCATCGAGAATACTAAGGACTCCCTCGTGTCCTTCATAATATTTCACAACAGGTCGCTCTCCTGTTCCGCGTTGCATACTTCTTAGTTGCGGAATAACATCACTTTTCAGCTCTTTTGACTGTTCGTTGAGCTCCTGTTTCCGACGCTCCACGTATGTCTCAAGCCGCTCCGGTGACTCTGCTTGAAACTGTGTCCGCTTCCCTACCGTCGTCTCACTTACTAGCCCCTTCTCTGCCAGCGACTCTATGATCACATAGACAGTCGGACGCTTAATATCTGTCGTACGGGACAACTCTGTCGCCGACGCAGAATCAACTTGCAATAAAGCCAAATACACTTTGGCTTCTTTTTCGCTCATTCCCAGATTTTGGAGGTTTTTTTCCAACATATTTCCTAAAAATAGCGTCTATTTCATGTGTTTACTATACCATAGTTATGCTACTTTTTACAAGAATTGTTGTATGACAAAAATTGCATTTAGTGACAATTTGTGATAATATAAAAAATGGAGGTTCGATGAAAGACAGGGCAAAAACACGGGGTTTTTGCCTAGGTGTGGAGGACTGTCCATTGTGTTGATGGAACAAAAGTAGTTTCCTCTACATGCTGCCTTTCATTGTAGGTTCTTTCATGGGTATTAGCCCAGCGCTCAGCTGATCTGGGACACCGCCCGAGAAAGGAGCGAAAGAGGCATGGATGTATAACATCCCCGAACAAGGCCCGGCGAATCTAATTCGCCGGGCCATTTATTTGTTTCTACCTTGTACTCTGACTTTTATACTTATGCGTTTTCCTCACTTTCTTTTTTACTTTTCTTATATTCAAATGCCAAATTAAAAAGTGTGCCGAGCGTTTCTGCTATGTCTTTACTATGTATAACTATGCCGGTTATATCACCGCCGAGCGTATTAATACGAACTCGATCTTTATAAATACCAATATCGCAACTAATTGGATACTCCTGACCTTCAATACGATATTGATTTACCATTTTATCTGATGGCAACTCCGCACCACTGTATACATACAGAGCTTTTGAACTCGCACCATTTTTTAATCGTAAATGTCTAAAGTCGTCTAGTTCGTGCTCGGAGAAACGACTTTCAACCAGATCTTTATCATAAACGGTATAGGCAGGTCCTTCAGTTTTTTCACCACCTTGATACTCCTCTTGTATTGCACTTAGAGCACCTTTCTTTCCGGTATAATACTTCACAACAGGCTTCTCCCCTTCACTCAACTCAATACTCTTAAGCTTAGGGATTAAATCATGAGTTAGTGATTCCTCATGATTTTTTAAACTTCGGATTCGCTGAGAGAGATATACCTCCAATCGCTCCGGTGACTCCGCCTGATAATGCGTTCGTTTTCCGACTGTTGTTTCACTTACTACCCCTTTCTCTGCAAGTCCTTCAATTGTTGAATAAACAGTCGGGCGCTTAATTCCGGTTGCTCGAGCTATTTCAGTGGCAGAAGCGTTATTAACTTTTAACAACATTACATAAACTGTCGCTTCTTTTGCTGTAAATCCTATTTTTTTTAGATAGTCTTCCATAAAAATCAAAACTCCCGCGTTTATGTTATTGGTAATTCCTACTTACCTAGTTATGACACTTAAAAACCAAAAGTGTTACAAAAAAGTACATTATATTTTTCATAGTGTCCGATAGAATAATCAGAAAAGCGCTTTGACAAACAGTAGTCAGTCGCAAAAAATGAATTTTGACAATTCAAATAA from Candidatus Paceibacterota bacterium includes the following:
- a CDS encoding helix-turn-helix domain-containing protein translates to MEDYLKKIGFTAKEATVYVMLLKVNNASATEIARATGIKRPTVYSTIEGLAEKGVVSETTVGKRTHYQAESPERLEVYLSQRIRSLKNHEESLTHDLIPKLKSIELSEGEKPVVKYYTGKKGALSAIQEEYQGGEKTEGPAYTVYDKDLVESRFSEHELDDFRHLRLKNGASSKALYVYSGAELPSDKMVNQYRIEGQEYPISCDIGIYKDRVRINTLGGDITGIVIHSKDIAETLGTLFNLAFEYKKSKKESEENA
- the rplU gene encoding 50S ribosomal protein L21; protein product: METGGKQYSVAVGDSITIEKLNDELKEGDKVVFENVLFVDNGSDTTIGTPFIEKAKVEGIYESKGRSKKVDVIKYKSKSRYFKQKGHRQQFIKVKIEAIR
- a CDS encoding DNA-3-methyladenine glycosylase; translation: MSTILSKEWFQRPVLKVAPELLGQYLVLAREDGVERYCITEVEAYDGQNDLACHASKGRTARTEVMYREGGVFYVYLVYGMYHMLNIVTGERGYPSAVLIRGVEGFNGPGKLTRDLGIDRSIHGLPSIPDTGVWFEDSGIIIPENKIEKTPRIGVAYAGDWADKPYRFVYPGNKPERSSS
- a CDS encoding GatB/YqeY domain-containing protein, whose amino-acid sequence is MSLQQQIKDDLKASMREKNAVKVSVLRNITSEITNQLLKEGQTPQGALADESVQNVIERLAKQRRESVQQYEQNDRPEAALQEKQELEVLEAYLPEKMSEDEVRVIVIEKIKETGASSPSDIGKVMGPIMQALKGKADGETVKKVVTEELSA
- a CDS encoding toprim domain-containing protein, with the translated sequence MSSFDKLQQLLTELPGIGPRQAQRFATFLTRKNSAYINQLIHALNDTRSHMKLCTDSYMLFYATDPKQTLSPIARDTNREKSQLLIVEKDVDVTQIERSNSYHGHYFVIGGTVPFVESDPKQQIRLNELKAVIERKVPEGLNEIILGLSATPESEHTAAILKAELQPIAEKNTLTISTLGRGLSTGTELEYSDENTIKYALKNRQSSGQ
- a CDS encoding helix-turn-helix domain-containing protein: MLEKNLQNLGMSEKEAKVYLALLQVDSASATELSRTTDIKRPTVYVIIESLAEKGLVSETTVGKRTQFQAESPERLETYVERRKQELNEQSKELKSDVIPQLRSMQRGTGERPVVKYYEGHEGVLSILDEFSRSESEDKMLHILFPFDMLQEKFTKQERDRYRQIRLDRGVSARAVYTSKEKNVLPKQEKSEAVWLDASKYPIQCDVGVFGDKVRVSILGDTVSGVYIQSPEFAETIRSLINFVYDTKKKSAAGEEE
- a CDS encoding DNA recombination protein RmuC, coding for MSETTLIVFVGVAIMAAVGFVGWLILRQLKQQAPKGEGLELVLQQMNELSKVVDSKIGETSKQMSDTVRNQFHDSQRLIQQINEQVNKQLSEVSKGQVEMKERSNQIFTVAEQLQDLQRTLKSQKERGNFGEASLDLILSNILPPDVYELQYRFDDGTAVDAVIHARDGIIPVDAKFSLESYSQLSNEKDEMRRDQFIKQFKDDLKKRIDETAKYIKPKEGTLPFAFMFIPAEGIYYDLLVNRVGGLDVNARNLVDYAMNDKKVIIVSPTTFYAYLQSVLYGFNAFKIEKNAEQIQKNVGELSRHINRYDEYFKKIGKSLSTTVNHYNAADKELVKIDKDVTKITGVASGVEGMQLDRPQEREE
- the dnaB gene encoding replicative DNA helicase; this encodes MSTTVTTPKKSTSGLRVPPQNIESEQALIGSILLRPEAMYEVTDMVTANSFYADKHRLIYEAMIELFQKHEPIDMLSLSNRLKEKGILDQIGGNEYLTDLTNAVPSSANLKYYAKLIQKKFMMRGLIDASEFIGALGYDDNSELEEILDKAEKRIYELSNASATHKFVEMKDELTEAWERLDKLHNSKEDIRGVPTGFPAIDNTIAGLQPSDLIILAARPSMGKTALALDIARQAAVNHNVSVGIFSLEMSSQQLVDRMLAAQALVDAWKLRTGKLTSDEDFKSIQESLDKLSRAPIYIDDEATNNILKMRSVARRLKSEKGLDLIIVDYLQLMQPIESRGSDSTVQQITEISRSLKQLARELDVPVLALSQLSRAVEQRGGRPKLSDLRDSGAIEQDADVVMFIHREKGHEADEDNDNIAEILIEKHRNGPTGIAQLHFNDKKSTFQSIEKGQYAGVEDEFASF
- a CDS encoding nucleotidyltransferase family protein, encoding MKAVILAAGRGKRMLHLTEDTPKPMLQVAGKTLLEHKIAMMPGEIDEVVLVVGYHGDQVRSHFGDSYDGRKITYVHTDVLDGTGGALWKAREHLTERFLVMMGDDIYCRQDMEALLGHGWSMGVTTLPYLERGGRVTLNDDGTLADIVEGVHQVKNGTVNIGMFVLQPDIFSYDLVKLPGKDEYGLPQTILSAAKDGHLIALVESQFWMQMTSPEDIERAEQYFSSDSFEKINTI